ACATCATAACAGGTGGTAAAAAAGTTCTGACAGtaacatgacattaaaaaaaaaagaaaatgaaggtgTGACTTACAGGCCTGCTTTTTTTAACCATAATCTGAGCATCACCCCCAAGAATCCAACAATaatgatgatggagatgatgatggagaggaTCGCGACAAACTGAGATGAGGTCCAGAagaaatgagctgaaataacaaaaaccaaacagcatGATATTTATAGAAAACTCGACctcaactgttaaaaaacagaaacaatatgtTGAATTTCTTTTGAACTCTTTATAACCTGGAACATagatgtgtgtctctctggtctggttgatgttcttctgttggactctaCAGGTGAAGCTGTCGCTCTTCTCCACAGTCAATCTTCTGCTGACAGTATAGAGGTCATCAggacctctgactgtctctgtaggtccagcagagaggaggtttccctcagcgtccagccagaacacctcaggctctggataccagcctttagcctcacactgtaaaaccacctctctgctctgattggagaCAAAC
This genomic window from Larimichthys crocea isolate SSNF unplaced genomic scaffold, L_crocea_2.0 scaffold419, whole genome shotgun sequence contains:
- the LOC113745080 gene encoding butyrophilin subfamily 1 member A1-like, with translation MKIFKVKISDTGKYLCILNSLKKDASIQLTVGVVSMPVIEFVSNQSREVVLQCEAKGWYPEPEVFWLDAEGNLLSAGPTETVRGPDDLYTVSRRLTVEKSDSFTCRVQQKNINQTRETHIYVPAHFFWTSSQFVAILSIIISIIIIVGFLGVMLRLWLKKAGL